Proteins from a genomic interval of Pseudomonadota bacterium:
- a CDS encoding efflux RND transporter periplasmic adaptor subunit, which produces MRTARGAAVDEGQALVHIADLGQLWLQADIPESDLGRVTQPVGAYFQVDGAAATILTAGHNARLVAFGGLVDAQTRTAPAVFEFDNADRALRAGMRVAARVFTGKVQRMPAVPASAVIDDNGQSVVFVMKDGEAFERRIVRTGTRDGDWLGIEGGLTVGERVVTVGAYQVRLAATAPAAMGHGHAH; this is translated from the coding sequence GTGCGCACGGCGCGCGGCGCGGCCGTGGACGAGGGGCAGGCGCTGGTGCATATCGCGGATCTCGGCCAGCTGTGGCTGCAGGCGGATATCCCGGAGTCGGACCTGGGACGCGTCACGCAACCGGTGGGCGCCTATTTTCAGGTCGATGGCGCTGCCGCAACGATACTGACGGCGGGGCACAACGCGCGCCTGGTGGCTTTCGGTGGCTTGGTGGACGCGCAGACGCGCACCGCGCCCGCGGTCTTCGAGTTCGACAACGCCGACCGCGCCTTGCGCGCGGGCATGCGGGTCGCGGCACGCGTATTCACGGGCAAGGTGCAGCGCATGCCTGCGGTGCCGGCGTCAGCCGTGATCGATGACAACGGCCAGAGCGTGGTGTTCGTGATGAAGGACGGCGAGGCCTTTGAGCGGCGCATCGTGCGTACCGGCACACGCGACGGCGATTGGCTGGGTATCGAAGGGGGGCTGACCGTCGGCGAGCGCGTCGTGACCGTCGGCGCCTACCAGGTGCGCCTGGCCGCCACCGCGCCGGCGGCCATGGGCCACGGCCACGCGCATTGA
- a CDS encoding TolC family protein: MGVFPGPALAAWGMSARAGCRRLLFISLCCGVLSPAVARELSEAEAIAAMLARDDFVALEQARRGAAQAELEQAALRTNPTLSIGREGVTSGGAREAETRLEATQQLDLAGRRRFAREAASHRLAATDSELAGARTDAVADLRRVFARVLFGVRVVDALDAALVSLAHSAQVVERLAESGEASGYDRHRVKRELSALRVKRDTAAAELARDRALLAAFVDDGASQQLVPLGASLPAPPPALDEMRAQLRERAQLLALMGHAKAADSEVQVSRRGWVPDVTVGLGTKVVETGHGDRGDLTLSLGIPVPLFDRGQARTKRAVAEREAYRAEHALQFTRLSGELDGAWQQATRLFSAALDYRRDVLISAHELGRIAQTAYAAGEGGVLELIDASRTELETELTSFELDHQARMARIELDQIAGVDSHE, from the coding sequence ATGGGAGTCTTTCCAGGTCCGGCGCTGGCCGCATGGGGCATGTCCGCCCGTGCCGGCTGTCGCCGGCTATTATTCATTTCCTTATGTTGTGGTGTGTTGTCGCCGGCTGTTGCCCGCGAACTGAGCGAAGCAGAGGCCATCGCCGCGATGCTTGCGCGCGATGACTTCGTCGCGCTCGAACAAGCGCGGCGCGGAGCCGCGCAGGCGGAGCTCGAGCAGGCCGCATTGCGGACCAATCCAACGCTGTCGATCGGACGCGAAGGCGTGACCAGCGGCGGCGCTCGGGAGGCGGAAACGCGCCTGGAAGCGACGCAGCAGTTGGACCTTGCCGGTCGCCGGCGTTTCGCCCGCGAGGCCGCGAGCCACCGTTTGGCGGCCACCGACTCGGAGCTCGCCGGGGCCCGTACCGACGCGGTCGCCGATTTGCGTCGAGTATTTGCCCGCGTGCTGTTTGGCGTGCGTGTGGTGGACGCCCTGGATGCCGCGCTCGTCAGTCTTGCGCACAGCGCGCAGGTCGTGGAGCGCCTCGCCGAAAGTGGTGAGGCATCGGGCTATGACAGGCATCGGGTCAAGCGCGAGCTGTCCGCATTGCGCGTCAAGCGCGACACCGCCGCTGCTGAGCTGGCGCGCGACCGTGCCTTGCTCGCTGCCTTTGTCGATGACGGCGCTTCGCAACAACTCGTGCCGCTCGGCGCCTCGCTGCCCGCGCCGCCGCCAGCGCTGGACGAGATGCGCGCTCAGCTGCGTGAACGTGCGCAACTCCTTGCCCTGATGGGACACGCGAAAGCCGCGGACAGCGAAGTGCAGGTGTCGCGGCGCGGCTGGGTCCCCGATGTCACCGTGGGGCTTGGCACCAAGGTGGTGGAGACCGGGCATGGAGACCGCGGCGATCTGACCTTGTCGCTGGGCATCCCGGTGCCGCTGTTCGACCGCGGTCAGGCGCGCACCAAGCGCGCGGTGGCCGAACGCGAAGCCTACCGCGCCGAGCACGCGCTGCAGTTCACGCGCTTGAGCGGCGAATTGGACGGTGCATGGCAACAGGCGACTCGCCTGTTCAGCGCCGCGCTCGACTACCGACGTGATGTTCTCATCAGTGCGCATGAACTCGGCCGGATTGCGCAGACCGCCTACGCGGCCGGTGAGGGCGGCGTGCTCGAACTGATAGACGCGTCGCGCACTGAACTCGAAACCGAACTGACGAGCTTCGAATTGGATCACCAGGCGCGCATGGCGCGCATCGAGCTCGACCAAATCGCCGGGGTGGACAGCCATGAATAA
- a CDS encoding GFA family protein — protein MEDSYTGTCACGAIRYSCAAEPAFSWNCHCRDCQRASGSAFCAVLYVPRTALTVHGEANWYEVLAESGRRVSRGFCPRCGSPMFIQAELVPELQGLWAASLDVPARFQPQVDVWVSRKQPWDCTSTALPKIGEAPNEDQFHALLAQAAGRH, from the coding sequence ATGGAAGACTCCTATACGGGCACGTGCGCCTGCGGTGCCATCCGCTATTCGTGCGCGGCCGAGCCCGCGTTCTCATGGAACTGCCATTGTCGCGATTGTCAGCGCGCGAGCGGCAGTGCGTTCTGCGCCGTGCTCTACGTGCCGCGCACGGCATTGACCGTGCACGGCGAGGCCAACTGGTACGAGGTGCTCGCCGAAAGCGGGCGCCGCGTGAGCCGCGGCTTCTGCCCACGCTGCGGTTCACCGATGTTCATCCAGGCGGAGTTGGTGCCTGAACTGCAGGGGCTGTGGGCCGCGAGCCTCGATGTACCCGCGCGCTTCCAGCCGCAGGTGGACGTGTGGGTCTCGCGCAAGCAGCCGTGGGACTGCACGAGCACGGCGCTGCCGAAGATCGGTGAAGCGCCGAATGAGGACCAGTTTCATGCCTTGCTGGCGCAGGCGGCGGGCAGGCACTGA
- a CDS encoding LLM class flavin-dependent oxidoreductase, whose amino-acid sequence MDVGIQTIFSSHGWADITDGQVVREDTQLALLAAELGFDVVWAAEHHFYNYSFCPDNVQWLAGIAAQAKNVEVGTAAVIMPWNEPLRVAEKIALLDHMTEGRVRFGMGRGLSKREYSHFRGIEMDESRGRFDEGAAMVVEALRSGFIEGQGPYYPQPRTEIRPRPERSFEGRTYAVATSDDSVDAAARLKAAMVLFADRSWTARLPSIQRWRELYREYHHAEPPPPLICDFVYCHEDPALAAERGQHYIATYLESVLEHYEIMGDHFKGMRGYESYAGASGALKRMGATGFLNGFLEATASGTPEQVIEKYRARYELLGPFEAAPAFRFGGIPYAETEASLRLFAAKVLPELKRWGVAPRSAAAG is encoded by the coding sequence ATGGACGTCGGCATTCAAACCATATTCTCGAGTCACGGCTGGGCGGACATCACCGACGGCCAGGTGGTGCGCGAGGACACGCAGCTCGCGTTGCTCGCCGCGGAACTCGGTTTCGACGTGGTGTGGGCCGCCGAGCACCACTTCTACAACTACTCGTTCTGCCCCGACAACGTGCAGTGGCTGGCCGGCATCGCCGCGCAGGCGAAGAATGTCGAGGTCGGCACGGCCGCGGTCATCATGCCGTGGAACGAACCGTTGCGCGTGGCCGAGAAGATTGCCCTGCTCGATCACATGACCGAGGGCCGCGTGCGATTTGGCATGGGGCGCGGCCTGAGCAAGCGTGAGTACAGCCACTTCCGTGGCATCGAGATGGACGAATCGCGTGGGCGCTTCGACGAAGGCGCGGCGATGGTGGTGGAAGCGCTGCGCAGCGGCTTCATCGAGGGCCAGGGGCCGTACTATCCGCAGCCGCGTACCGAGATCCGGCCGCGACCGGAGCGCTCTTTCGAAGGCCGCACCTACGCGGTGGCGACCTCCGATGATTCGGTCGACGCGGCCGCGCGCCTCAAGGCGGCGATGGTGTTGTTCGCCGATCGGTCATGGACGGCGCGTCTGCCTTCCATCCAACGTTGGCGTGAGCTCTATCGCGAATATCACCATGCCGAACCGCCACCGCCGCTGATTTGCGACTTCGTGTATTGCCACGAAGACCCCGCGCTTGCCGCCGAGCGCGGCCAGCACTACATCGCGACCTATCTCGAATCGGTGCTCGAGCACTACGAGATCATGGGCGATCACTTCAAGGGCATGCGCGGTTACGAGTCCTATGCCGGTGCTTCGGGAGCGCTGAAGCGCATGGGCGCGACCGGCTTCCTGAACGGCTTCCTGGAAGCCACCGCCAGCGGCACGCCCGAGCAGGTCATCGAGAAATACCGCGCGCGGTATGAACTGCTGGGGCCGTTCGAAGCGGCGCCGGCGTTCCGCTTCGGTGGCATTCCCTATGCCGAGACCGAAGCGAGCCTGCGCCTGTTCGCGGCCAAGGTACTGCCGGAGTTGAAGCGCTGGGGCGTGGCGCCGCGATCCGCCGCGGCGGGTTGA
- a CDS encoding NAD(P)/FAD-dependent oxidoreductase, which produces MASTQAQRYDVIIIGAGLSGMYQLHLLRQLGLSVRVVDAASDVGGVWYWNRYPGCRVDSESFTYGYSFSDDIVDGWDWSEMYASQPENHRYLRYCADKLDVRKDITFNARVTRMTFDEDAHAWTLDFADGSALSATFVIAATGPLSAPQWPGVEGVGSFAGETYHTATWPRDETTSDPAPVRFDGKRIGIIGTGASGVQTIQELAKSTAEVYVFQRTPNWCMPLGNKPLTPAEQKDIHARQKEIFAACMKTFSGFDYGFLDQSALAATAAEREALFEKLYWGAGFGLWLGNYSDVLTDPHANALVSDFVARKVRERVKDPLTAEKLIPKDHGFGTRRVPLETRYYEAYNQPNIHLVDVKEDPIKRINSAGVETGTRQYDLDMLIYATGFDAVRGALDRIEIRGRGGRTLKEKWKDGPVTYLGLQYAGFPNLLALVGPQSGATFCNIPRCVEPQIRWVTDLLQHMKSRGLDYVEATPEAETEWTDHVADMVSQTLFATAQRGWFFGGNTPGRQTSARTFLAYTGGSPAYRERCDEVAKAGYRGFVLR; this is translated from the coding sequence ATGGCAAGCACACAAGCGCAGCGCTACGACGTCATCATCATCGGCGCCGGCCTGTCCGGCATGTATCAACTCCATCTCTTGCGCCAACTCGGTCTGTCGGTACGCGTGGTCGACGCCGCCAGCGATGTCGGCGGCGTGTGGTACTGGAATCGCTACCCGGGCTGCCGCGTGGATTCCGAGAGCTTCACCTACGGCTATTCCTTTTCCGACGACATCGTCGATGGCTGGGACTGGAGCGAGATGTACGCGTCGCAACCCGAGAACCATCGCTACCTGCGCTACTGCGCCGACAAGCTCGACGTGCGCAAGGACATCACCTTTAATGCGCGCGTCACGCGCATGACGTTCGATGAAGATGCACACGCCTGGACACTGGACTTCGCCGACGGCAGCGCGCTCAGTGCAACGTTCGTGATCGCCGCCACCGGCCCCTTGTCGGCGCCGCAATGGCCGGGCGTGGAAGGCGTGGGCAGCTTCGCCGGCGAGACCTATCACACCGCCACCTGGCCGCGCGATGAAACCACTTCCGATCCGGCGCCGGTGCGTTTCGACGGCAAGCGCATCGGCATCATCGGCACCGGCGCCAGCGGCGTGCAGACCATCCAGGAACTCGCCAAGTCGACCGCCGAGGTCTACGTCTTCCAGCGCACGCCCAACTGGTGCATGCCGCTCGGCAACAAGCCGCTGACGCCGGCCGAGCAGAAGGACATCCACGCACGGCAAAAAGAGATCTTCGCTGCCTGCATGAAGACCTTCAGCGGTTTCGATTACGGCTTCCTCGACCAGTCGGCGCTGGCGGCGACGGCCGCCGAGCGTGAGGCGCTGTTCGAAAAACTCTACTGGGGCGCGGGCTTCGGCCTGTGGCTCGGCAATTACAGCGACGTGCTGACCGACCCGCATGCCAATGCGCTGGTGTCGGACTTCGTCGCGCGCAAGGTGCGCGAGCGCGTCAAGGACCCGCTGACGGCGGAAAAACTCATTCCCAAGGATCACGGCTTCGGCACGCGCCGCGTGCCGCTCGAGACCCGCTACTACGAAGCCTACAACCAGCCCAACATTCACCTGGTCGACGTCAAGGAAGATCCGATCAAGCGCATCAACAGCGCCGGCGTCGAGACCGGCACGCGCCAATACGATCTCGACATGCTCATCTACGCCACCGGCTTCGACGCGGTGCGCGGCGCGCTGGATCGCATCGAGATCCGGGGCCGCGGCGGCCGCACCTTGAAAGAGAAGTGGAAGGACGGCCCGGTCACCTACCTCGGTCTGCAGTATGCGGGCTTTCCCAACCTGCTGGCGCTGGTCGGCCCGCAGAGCGGCGCGACGTTCTGCAACATTCCGCGCTGCGTGGAGCCGCAGATCCGCTGGGTGACCGATCTGTTGCAGCACATGAAGTCACGCGGCCTCGATTACGTCGAAGCGACGCCCGAGGCCGAGACCGAATGGACCGACCATGTCGCCGACATGGTTTCGCAGACGCTGTTTGCGACCGCCCAGCGCGGTTGGTTCTTCGGCGGCAACACGCCGGGGCGCCAGACCAGCGCACGCACCTTCCTCGCCTACACCGGCGGCTCGCCGGCCTATCGTGAGCGCTGCGACGAAGTGGCGAAGGCCGGCTATCGAGGCTTCGTGTTGAGATAG